A single region of the Brachypodium distachyon strain Bd21 chromosome 3, Brachypodium_distachyon_v3.0, whole genome shotgun sequence genome encodes:
- the LOC100832258 gene encoding tobamovirus multiplication protein 2B, producing the protein MAAAAGGGGGAKAAVAEQIGQSVQSTSNLLHLMEQSSPAQVHLAKLPKNLLAKASVTKNTEQVLQQLPNVISSLDAFMDSSLQSASQIKTVTQLLSNMENTQLRSILPASRLQKDEKSTEPGELTVE; encoded by the exons atggctgcggcggcgggcggcggaggcggagcgaaggcggcggtggcggagcagATAGGACAGTCGGTGCAGTCCACCTCCAACCTCCTCCACCTCATGGAGCAGTCCTCCCCTGCCCAG GTCCACTTGGCAAAACTTCCAAAGAATCTCTTGGCAAAAGCATCTGTTACAAAGAACACAGAGCAA GTGCTACAACAACTACCTAATGTAATTTCTTCCTTGGATGCTTTTATGGACAGTAGTCTACAAAG TGCTTCTCAAATTAAGACTGTGACACAACTATTGTCAAACATGGAGAACACCCAACTCAGATCTATCTTGCCTGCCTCTCGGTTACAGAAAGATGAAAAGAGTACCGAGCCTGGAGAACTCACGGTTGAATGA